The genomic region GTAACCGCTCCTGTGGCTGTCGCAACTGACACTTCGGATAACCGATTACAAGCAGCTGCTGCCTACACCGCATCCGGTATTGACTCAGGCAGTAACCGGCAGGGTATAGCCAAGCCTATTAGCGAAGAAGTCCGTCCCGGGTCTACCACAGTCAGCGTCGGCTGGGACGACTAACTCTTTTTAATCCATAACCGGCAGCAGCTCTCTCGTCGACAAGCAATAGACTGCCGGTTTTTAATTCAAAAACATACCGTATTCGGTTCATATCGATCATAATTAGGAATTTATGGATATCAAAATTATCTGTGCAGATATAACTACGCTAAAAGTAGATGCAATTGTCAATGCAGCAAATACCACTCTGCTCGGCGGCGGAGGTGTTGACGGAGCGATTCACCGTGCCGCAGGCTCCGAATTATTGGAAGAATGCCGCGCACTCAAAGGATGCAGAACCGGACAGGCAAAAATCACACGCGGATATAAGCTCCCTGCAGAATATGTTATCCATACGCCCGGACCGATCTATCAGGACGGCAAACATGGAGAACCGGAACTGCTCGCAAGCTGCTACCGCAACTCGCTCATTCTTGCCGCAGACTTTCACTGTGAAACGATTGCATTTCCTTGTATCAGTGCGGGCGTATACGGCTATCCTATGGAGGAAGCTGCAACAATTGCTCTTTCCACCGTCTATGCCTACTTAATGGAAACAAAAGCGGATATGACCGTCTATCATGTCTGTTTTAATAAGCAGACTGAAAAACTATACCGTACAATATTATCAAACATAATTATCAAACAGAGCGATTCAAGACAATCAAAAAATGGTAGGCGGATACTCACACGGTAACACAGGAACATGGAGAAAATAAATGGAATTTTTAATTTTTGGTCTTCCTATTGTAGCATTAATTTGGTTGATAAGTGCTATAATACAATTTTGCAGGACAAATAAAGAAAATATTGAAAAAAGAAAAGCCTTAAAAAAAGAAATTATAATTTGTTCAATAATTATTGTAGCATGGATTGTGATTATTGGGGGATTTTTGTTTTCTATCATTTATTCAATTTCTGTTTATGGAATGTAGCATGAAAAAAATTACTGTTATCCTTTTTATTATGATTTCTCTATTAGGAATGATAAGCCTTTTATATTCAGGAATACAATTTAATATTTTACATAGAAAGTCAGGTATGATATCTGTTGTAGCTGGGAGTAACGAAATCTCAACTCTTGCAATTGATTTAAAGGATTATCTTCCATTTGACAAGAACTCAAAAACAAATTATGTAAAATCACATTTTCAAATAGATGACAACATCCCTGTGCTTGATGGAGCAAGTGCACTATATCCAGTCTTTTCTGCGATTGCATCTGCAACTTATCCTGAAAAATCAGTTTGTTTCGATGGTGAAAAGTTCACCAAAGAAAGCAAAGTTCAAATGCGAAATACGAGAGGCGCTTACAAAGCCGTTGTTGATGGCGTTGCAGATATAATTTTTTGCGCCTCACCTTCAGAAGGGCAACTATTGTATGCAAAACAAAATAATATAGAATTAGAGTTTGTTCCAATTGGCTTAGAAGCATTTGTATTTATTGAGAATATAACGAATCCTGTCAATGATTTATCAATTGAACAAATAAAAGGAATATATTCCGGTAAAATTAAAAATTGGAAAAAAGTTGGTGGAACAAATACTTTAATTGCAGCATGGCAAAGAAAAGAAGGAAGCGGCAGTCAAACCGCATTCTTAAAATTTATGAATGGAGAAAAGATACGATTAAATCCTTTTGGCATTTTCTTTGGAAGTCCTATTGGTTACTCATTTCGTTATTATGTAGAAGGAATAACACAAAATGCAAATGTAAAAATGATTTCTTTAAATGGAATTGCACCAACAAAAGAAAATATACAAAATGGCAGATATCCTCTATCTTCACACTTTTTTGCTGTTTACAGAAAGGATAACAAAAATGTAAATGTAAAAAAGCTGATAGATTGGATCCTTTCTCCTGAAGGTCAAAAAATCATTGATAACAATGGCTATGTACCGTTAAAAAATTGAAAAACGTCCGTTCAATGGGCGTTTTAAACTACAACTATCATGAACAAACCTGACACCTCTGCAAAACGAGCGACAATCATTATGAATACAATATATACCGCTGCACCATCTCAAACGCTTGTAGACAATCTAAACGATTTTTACCGATGGCTTGACGGTTTTATCAACTTTGAAAAACGGCCGCACAAAAAGACCTTTTCGCTTGAGGTTATCGGATACTATGCCGCGCTTTTTTCCAACCCGCAAACGGCGTATAAGTGCGTCCATATAGCCGGTTCAAAGGGAAAGGGCTCCGTTGCGGCGATGCTTTCGGCCTTATTCTCCGAATCCGGTTATAAGACCGGCCTCTACACTTCTCCTCACGTAAACGACTTCCGCGAGCGGATAACGGAAAACGGCCGTTTTTTCAGCGATTCAGCCTACCTCAAAGCATTCCGTACCGTACGGGAGAGCATCATGCCGCATATCGGTAAAGAGACTGAACCCCAGCCGAGTTGGTTTGAGCTGGTGACACTGACCGCCTTTGTACTGTTCCGGCAGGAGCGGCTCGACTGGGCGGTGTTTGAAACCGGCATGGGGGGTAGGCTTGACGCTACCAATATCGTGCAGCCGGAAATAACCGTGCTGACGCCGATCGAGCTTGAACACTGTGAATACCTCGGCCATACCATTCCGCTCATCGCAGCGGAAAAAGCGGGCATCATTAAAGCGGGGATTCCCGTTTTTTGCTCGCGCCAGCCGAATTCCGCGCTTGAAGTATTCAGGGGGCGGGCTGAAGCGCTCAATGCTCCGCTCTTTTATCTGCCCGATTTTATCGAAACGATTGAACACCGGCTGATACCGCAAGGCCGCGAAGTTACCATCCGCTTTTCCGCCGCGCATCCGGTAGGGGCGCTCTTTAAACGTCCGCTGCACGCAATACTCCCACTTTTTACGCCCGTACAGGCGGAGAACGCTGCGCTCGCCGCCGCTGCTTTTAAATACCGTTTTTCCGATATGCCGGAAGCGTTAATTGAAAGAGGGCTTTCAAAGGCATGGCTCCCCGCGCGATTCCAGCTTTTAAGTACGAAGCCTTTAATCGTCATCGACGGTGCGCATACCCATAACAGCATACGGACTTGCGCAGACACGTTCTTTTCTCTCCTCGACAATGGCTCCGCTAAATTAGATAATGCTAAGCCGATACTGGTGTTTGCCTGCGCAGCCGACAAAGACCCCGCCGGTTTTGCGCCGATATTCTACGATAAAGTTGGTTATCTCTACTTAACCGTGCCGGGCGCGTTTAAAAAGGGGAATTTAGAAAAAACCGTCGGCGCATTTACACAGGTTTTCGAGAATGAAACCAACGTTGTAATGGAATCAAGTGAAGATTTTAACGCGGTATTAAAGAAGGCCTTTACCCAAAGTGTCGCCGAAAACCGGCCGCTGCTGATTACGGGTTCATTCTATCTGGCAGCGGAAGCACAACGCGTATATTCTGCTGAGGGTTTTCAGGATCGGGGAACGCAAGGCTGACCGCGTAGAGCTGTAAGCTCACCTGTGCGGCTTCCGGTGGGGCTTCCGTTCCCTGTGGCGCATACAGGGGGTCACCAACAATCGGAAGTCCGGCTGCGGCCAGATGAGCACGCACTTGGTGCCGGTATCCGCGGGAAAGGCGGCAGCAAAGCCGAATGGGCGGCGGGGGCGAAAGGGATTCACAAACAGTTTCAGGGACGGTATCGTTTCCATCAATTGGGGATGGCAAAATATCGATCGTCTCGATCACCGTCGTATACAGCCGCCCGTCTTTCTTGTAATGCCGCGAACCGGAAACAACCGGAGCAACCCTTTTTGCGCCGGGGCCGAAATTCCTAAACTGACTTTCCAGTGTAAGCGGTAACTGTACTGCTATCCGTTCTTTTGCTGCTATCCCTCTCTGTGCAGCAGACAGCTCTTTCAGCGTAGCTAACTCTGTTGCATTAAAGCTATACCCATTATATTCCATAGCCCGGGATAGAGTCGGTTCTACGAACGCGCAATAGGTTTTTATTATCTGCCCCGCTTCCTGCCGGGCCGCAAGAAAATCGTATACCGCCTGATCCTTTGCAAAAAGCACAAGCCCCCGCGTATCCGTATCGAGCCGGTGCAGCAACCCCGCCTCAATCGCCTTTTTGCCGCGTACCTGCGCCTCCCGAATACGTCGTCCTGTCGGCCGTATCGCTGGTTTATTGCCGACCTGAACTTCCTGAATATCCCGCCCGTATTCGGCGGGCGGCTCCTGTGGATCTATCTGCGTAGCATCGAGTAGCGCATCTGTTTGCATATCATCGAATAGAACATCGCCCTCTGCCTCAGGGCTATGCAAAAACCAGTATACCAGCGTATTGCGTTCATCCGCTCGGAGCGGTGCAGTGGGGAGATGCGGCGGCTTATACACAACCGCCCAATGATCGGTTTCCCGTACAATACAGGGTTCCGCTCTATTATAATCGAAAGCCGCCATTACCATATCAATATTTTTTTGCATAGGCGCCTCAGCTATTCCCCTGTGACAGCCGCGTCTGCAAAAGGCGCAGGACAGTTTGGAATTTTCGGGGCGGCGGGGCGGTAAATACGGCTTTTTTTTGTGTTGAAGGGAGCGTAATACCGAGCCGATACGCGTGGAGCATCAAGCCGTATTCCTTCCATTCAGTTTCTTTTTTCCCATAGAGCGGATCTCCAACAATCGGACAGCCGATAAACCGCGCATGGAGCCTAATTTGGTGGGTTCTGCCGGTATCGATTTTAAAGAGCACCAGCGCATACCGCCCATACACCCGCAGCACTTTATAGCGTGAGCGGGCGTATTTTCCTTTAGACAGATCTGCCGAGGCGGCAAATCGAATACGACTATGCCCGTCGCGGAATACCGACGTTTCGATAATACCGGCCAGTTTTTCCGGTATGCCGTTCAGAATTGCGAGATAATATTTTTCCGTACGCCTCAGCTTAAATTCGTTTTTTAAAAAGGCTTCCGCCTCGGCACTACGGGCGGTGATAAGGATGCCGGAGGTATCCTTATCAAGCCGGTGAACGATACCTGCACGCAATAGCTCGGCAAAATTCCCCTTCCCCTGCTCCGCTTCGAGCAGGCAGGCGAAGGCATCATGAATAGGCGACGTGTGCAAGCGGTAATACGCAAGCGCCTGCACCAGCGTCCCCGTCCAATTGCCTGCCGCAGGATGCGTAACCATACCAGCTCGTTTATTCACCACGATGACATCATTATCTTCATACAAGACACGGAGCGGAATAGGTTCGGGTATAAGAACATCGGGAAGCGGATTTTCCCATATCAGTGTGATACGGTCGCCCGCTTGCACCATGCTTGAAAGTTTTGCCTGCCGCTCGTTGAGCTGCACAGCTTGTATCCCTGTTTTCAGCTGTGAGCGGGTCATACCGGTAAGCACACTGCAGCAAAACGCATCAAGCCGCAGCTTACCGATCCCATTCGGTACTGTAAGCTCAAATACTTCAGACATATTATTGTGCAACCGTATCGGAGCCGCTGCCCTGTCCGGCAGGAGCTGCTGCAGTATTATTTTTAAATAATGAAGCAATTCCTCCAATAGAACCCGCAGCCAATGCTGCATCGGTCATAAGTTTCAGAGTCTGAGATTCAGCTTTAGCGGATTGCGTTATTGATATAAATTGAATAGGAGCTTCGGTAAGGGTATTCTCCCTCTCCAAACGTTTTTTTGCTGCAGAACGTTTAATCGCACGATACGTTATATCGATTAACGCGATCGTTATTGATATACCGGCAGCAGTAAGGAATACGCCGAGCTGTTCTTTTTCGGTAAGAGGGATCGCTTTGTCAACCTGTTTGAGTGGCCACGGATAATAGGCAGGATCTTTCGGGTGCTTCGCCGCACGAATCATATCGTAACCCCAAAAGGATAAAAGTGTAACAAAGGGGAGCGCCCCGAAAGACAGTATTTCAAACCGCCGAAGTTCCCGCTGCCAAAGCGGAAATTCCTCTTTTGTATAGGGAACCGGCGTATGGTCTTCTTTTTTTTCTTCTGCGATCAGCGGTATCTGTGCAGCAGCCATCATGCACAGAATAAAAAATGCAGTACAGCGCAATCGTTTATTCATCGGAACCTCGTCGGGGATATATAAAAGCTAACCGAGCTTTTACACATCGCAAAGTGTATCCGATAATCGGATAAAATCATAGACGGTCAGCGATTCCGCACGGGCAGCGGGATCGATTTCGGCCGCTTTTAACAGGGATTCCGCCGGCAGCATCTTTTTTCCTCTAGCAGCAAGAATCGTGCTCAAATTATTCTTCACCGTTTTGCGCCGCGAACTGAAAAGGCCGCGGACAAGGCTTAAAAAAAGACGCGCATCGCGTACCGGCTGCGGGGACTGTTTTTTGATAAAGCGGAGCGCTCGGGATTCGACATTCGGTTTAGGCCAAAAGGCGGCGGGAGCAATATCGCGAATCGGCTCTACATCATAAGCCCATTGGCACAGCACCGAAAACGACGAATAATCCTCACTTCCCGGAGCCGCGGTCATCCGGAGCCCGACCTCTTTTTGCACGGTTATCACCATACGGTCAAAAAAACACTCGGCTTCGATTGTCGCCGCGATGAGCTTTGCTGCAATGTTGTACGGCAGATTCCCGAAAAAGGCCTTCGGTGCATGCCGTTGATATTCAGCCTTCCATGTTTTAAGCACATCGCCTTCTATTAAATGGAACGAATGATATGAACCGAAATAGGACGTTAAAAGCTGTACGAAGCCGCGGTCTATTTCGAACACGGTTAGATCGGCGCCAGCCTCCAACAGCAGCGATGTCATCGAGCCGAGCCCCGGGACGACTTCCCATACAGCATCTCCGGCGGAAAGACCGAGTGCGGAAATCAGCTCCTGCCGTATATGTGCATTAATCAAAAAGTTTTGTCCGAATTTTTTCTGCATCCCAAACCCGTGTTCATCGAGCACAGCAGCGAGTGCGGACGGCGCATTATAGTCGGGAAGTTTCATGTTCAACCTGAAGCGGCCGTGCCATCTTCCGTTCATCAGCCCATTCGCTACGGGCGCGGAACACCTCGCTGCCGTCGGAAGTTCTCACAATAGAATGCACGCACACGTTATCTTCAATATGAGAGCAGCGGCAGCAGAGTTCTTCCCCGTATTGAGCAGAAATCAAAAAATTGGTATCGAGGACGCGGAGCAATTTGCCGCGGCAAAAGTCCGCATCCATAAACGACAATGCCCAGCGGATATAATTCAGATTATTGACGTGCCCGTTCATATCGATATCCAAAAGCGACGGATGGAACAGCTCTTCACGCTCCCAGTGTTCCGGCAAGGAAATCTTTGCAAAAACCCGTCCTTCCAAATGCTCGTCACAAAACGTCAACGAACCGAACACCGTGTCGTCAAGAACGGCAGGCTGATTGGTGTGCGTATTCAGCACAACCCAGCACGTACTGCCGCGCACACACACAGCGCTCCATGTCGGCGCAACGAGTCTGCCGTCCATTCGGTACCCTTCCGTTCCGCCGCATCAAAATCTTTAAAAGCCGCAGACAATGAAGCTTTCTTTCCGCCCTCAGCGTAGTAATAGGCAAAATCCCGAAAACAAAAAAGCCCCTTCGGCGGCTGCGCCCATGTTTGTAACGTCAGACAATCGAGCCAGAGCGGATATTCATGTATTTCAAAATGCTGCTTCGAAATAATCCACATCAATCCCCGTTCTTGCAGCTGCGGCATAAATATGCCGGTAGAACTATAGTGATTAGCCGCCAAATCCTGCGAAAGCGCAGCAACGGTTAACGGCGTACAGCGATACTGCCCATCGATGGCAGTGGTCGGCACCGTATACGGCATCGTGTATTTATTGTCGAGTATCATAGGCACCAGTGTAACTGCTTTTAGAGCGTTGTTCAATGCAACATATTAGAAATGAAAAGTACGATTATTTAAAATCAAGATATTTTGATTCCAGTAGTGGTAAATCACAGCATCTTTTTTTCACAATCTTTTCATACTCTGAAAGATTTTTTTCATCCTCAAAAATCAACTTCCGTAAGTTTCGAGCTATTCTTAATATGCCTTCCCTATCAGCTTTTATATAATTGTATTGGTTTTGTAGCAAACGACGGTATTTTACATCGGGAATATTTATAATATCAATTTCCATCAGCACAGAATCTAAAACCGGAATCATATTATTGAAATTGATTGCCCCATAAATACCGTTATTTATTTTTCTAAAATCTTTTCCGTTCTTCATGTTTCTATGCTTCGGTTTTGGTGATGAAAATGGAGCATAATACTTTATGTTCTCTATCTGAAGTACAATCCCAACATAAGGACGGGATTCATTTTTATTTTCAGAGACTTTGGAGTCAAACTGCCGTAAATAAGCAATCAACAACCCCG from Treponema vincentii harbors:
- a CDS encoding acyl-ACP thioesterase domain-containing protein; the encoded protein is MILDNKYTMPYTVPTTAIDGQYRCTPLTVAALSQDLAANHYSSTGIFMPQLQERGLMWIISKQHFEIHEYPLWLDCLTLQTWAQPPKGLFCFRDFAYYYAEGGKKASLSAAFKDFDAAERKGTEWTADSLRRHGALCVCAAVRAGLC
- a CDS encoding type III toxin-antitoxin system ToxN/AbiQ family toxin; its protein translation is MLIAYLRQFDSKVSENKNESRPYVGIVLQIENIKYYAPFSSPKPKHRNMKNGKDFRKINNGIYGAINFNNMIPVLDSVLMEIDIINIPDVKYRRLLQNQYNYIKADREGILRIARNLRKLIFEDEKNLSEYEKIVKKRCCDLPLLESKYLDFK
- the rsmA gene encoding 16S rRNA (adenine(1518)-N(6)/adenine(1519)-N(6))-dimethyltransferase RsmA, whose product is MKLPDYNAPSALAAVLDEHGFGMQKKFGQNFLINAHIRQELISALGLSAGDAVWEVVPGLGSMTSLLLEAGADLTVFEIDRGFVQLLTSYFGSYHSFHLIEGDVLKTWKAEYQRHAPKAFFGNLPYNIAAKLIAATIEAECFFDRMVITVQKEVGLRMTAAPGSEDYSSFSVLCQWAYDVEPIRDIAPAAFWPKPNVESRALRFIKKQSPQPVRDARLFLSLVRGLFSSRRKTVKNNLSTILAARGKKMLPAESLLKAAEIDPAARAESLTVYDFIRLSDTLCDV
- a CDS encoding pseudouridine synthase, translated to MQKNIDMVMAAFDYNRAEPCIVRETDHWAVVYKPPHLPTAPLRADERNTLVYWFLHSPEAEGDVLFDDMQTDALLDATQIDPQEPPAEYGRDIQEVQVGNKPAIRPTGRRIREAQVRGKKAIEAGLLHRLDTDTRGLVLFAKDQAVYDFLAARQEAGQIIKTYCAFVEPTLSRAMEYNGYSFNATELATLKELSAAQRGIAAKERIAVQLPLTLESQFRNFGPGAKRVAPVVSGSRHYKKDGRLYTTVIETIDILPSPIDGNDTVPETVCESLSPPPPIRLCCRLSRGYRHQVRAHLAAAGLPIVGDPLYAPQGTEAPPEAAQVSLQLYAVSLAFPDPENPQQNIRVVLPLPDRMNP
- a CDS encoding PstS family phosphate ABC transporter substrate-binding protein encodes the protein MKKITVILFIMISLLGMISLLYSGIQFNILHRKSGMISVVAGSNEISTLAIDLKDYLPFDKNSKTNYVKSHFQIDDNIPVLDGASALYPVFSAIASATYPEKSVCFDGEKFTKESKVQMRNTRGAYKAVVDGVADIIFCASPSEGQLLYAKQNNIELEFVPIGLEAFVFIENITNPVNDLSIEQIKGIYSGKIKNWKKVGGTNTLIAAWQRKEGSGSQTAFLKFMNGEKIRLNPFGIFFGSPIGYSFRYYVEGITQNANVKMISLNGIAPTKENIQNGRYPLSSHFFAVYRKDNKNVNVKKLIDWILSPEGQKIIDNNGYVPLKN
- a CDS encoding acyl-ACP thioesterase domain-containing protein translates to MDGRLVAPTWSAVCVRGSTCWVVLNTHTNQPAVLDDTVFGSLTFCDEHLEGRVFAKISLPEHWEREELFHPSLLDIDMNGHVNNLNYIRWALSFMDADFCRGKLLRVLDTNFLISAQYGEELCCRCSHIEDNVCVHSIVRTSDGSEVFRARSEWADERKMARPLQVEHETSRL
- a CDS encoding bifunctional folylpolyglutamate synthase/dihydrofolate synthase, yielding MNTIYTAAPSQTLVDNLNDFYRWLDGFINFEKRPHKKTFSLEVIGYYAALFSNPQTAYKCVHIAGSKGKGSVAAMLSALFSESGYKTGLYTSPHVNDFRERITENGRFFSDSAYLKAFRTVRESIMPHIGKETEPQPSWFELVTLTAFVLFRQERLDWAVFETGMGGRLDATNIVQPEITVLTPIELEHCEYLGHTIPLIAAEKAGIIKAGIPVFCSRQPNSALEVFRGRAEALNAPLFYLPDFIETIEHRLIPQGREVTIRFSAAHPVGALFKRPLHAILPLFTPVQAENAALAAAAFKYRFSDMPEALIERGLSKAWLPARFQLLSTKPLIVIDGAHTHNSIRTCADTFFSLLDNGSAKLDNAKPILVFACAADKDPAGFAPIFYDKVGYLYLTVPGAFKKGNLEKTVGAFTQVFENETNVVMESSEDFNAVLKKAFTQSVAENRPLLITGSFYLAAEAQRVYSAEGFQDRGTQG
- a CDS encoding RluA family pseudouridine synthase; this translates as MSEVFELTVPNGIGKLRLDAFCCSVLTGMTRSQLKTGIQAVQLNERQAKLSSMVQAGDRITLIWENPLPDVLIPEPIPLRVLYEDNDVIVVNKRAGMVTHPAAGNWTGTLVQALAYYRLHTSPIHDAFACLLEAEQGKGNFAELLRAGIVHRLDKDTSGILITARSAEAEAFLKNEFKLRRTEKYYLAILNGIPEKLAGIIETSVFRDGHSRIRFAASADLSKGKYARSRYKVLRVYGRYALVLFKIDTGRTHQIRLHARFIGCPIVGDPLYGKKETEWKEYGLMLHAYRLGITLPSTQKKAVFTAPPPRKFQTVLRLLQTRLSQGNS
- a CDS encoding O-acetyl-ADP-ribose deacetylase, giving the protein MDIKIICADITTLKVDAIVNAANTTLLGGGGVDGAIHRAAGSELLEECRALKGCRTGQAKITRGYKLPAEYVIHTPGPIYQDGKHGEPELLASCYRNSLILAADFHCETIAFPCISAGVYGYPMEEAATIALSTVYAYLMETKADMTVYHVCFNKQTEKLYRTILSNIIIKQSDSRQSKNGRRILTR